A stretch of the Thiomicrorhabdus xiamenensis genome encodes the following:
- a CDS encoding DUF2188 domain-containing protein has translation MTKKCTHVVPNKERGGWDIRQSGSERSSGHFDNKRDAEARAREISRNQETELVIHNKDGKIARKDSHGNDPHPPKG, from the coding sequence TAAGAAATGCACTCATGTAGTTCCCAATAAAGAACGAGGTGGTTGGGATATTCGTCAATCTGGTTCAGAGAGGTCTTCCGGTCATTTTGATAACAAGAGGGACGCAGAGGCTCGGGCGCGAGAAATTAGTCGCAACCAAGAAACTGAATTGGTTATTCATAACAAAGACGGAAAGATTGCACGGAAAGATAGTCATGGTAATGATCCTCATCCACCAAAAGGTTAA